A single genomic interval of Lathyrus oleraceus cultivar Zhongwan6 chromosome 7, CAAS_Psat_ZW6_1.0, whole genome shotgun sequence harbors:
- the LOC127101315 gene encoding uncharacterized protein LOC127101315 isoform X2, with the protein MVVSQNDEIPIGWPFGLGILNMRLRVVESLPANNVSAEPYSLSLHIPSTSFSSVSSSNLDTESTASFFKDSSVSLGHLIGIRPGERKRLYFTNPLRLEEKEQKPCSNDTSKSQEVDMSCGICIPSLLDPLLIKISKSKKNLRN; encoded by the exons ATGGTGGTTTCACAG AATGATGAGATTCCTATTGGGTGGCCATTTGGTCTTGGTATTCTGAATATGAGATTAAGAGTTGTGGAATCACTTCCGGCAAATAATGTTTCAGCTGAGCCATACTCATTGTCACTGCATATTCCTTCCACAAGTTTTTCTTCAGTTTCTTCCTCCAACCTTGATACTGAG TCAACAGCATCATTCTTTAAAGACAGCAGTGTATCCCTCGGGCATCTGATTGGAATCAGACCAGGTGAAAGAAAACGCTTATACTTCACAAACCCACTAAGATTAGAAGAAAAAGAGCAAAAACCTTGTTCTAATGATACCTCTAAATCACAAGAAGTTGACATGTCCTGTGGAATCTGCATTCCCTCACTACTTGATCCTCTGCTAATAAAGATTAGCAAAAGTAAGAAAAACTTAAGGAACTAG
- the LOC127101315 gene encoding uncharacterized protein LOC127101315 isoform X1: MTCFFNVIYCSQNDEIPIGWPFGLGILNMRLRVVESLPANNVSAEPYSLSLHIPSTSFSSVSSSNLDTESTASFFKDSSVSLGHLIGIRPGERKRLYFTNPLRLEEKEQKPCSNDTSKSQEVDMSCGICIPSLLDPLLIKISKSKKNLRN; encoded by the exons ATGACATGTTTTTTTAATGTTATCTATTGTTCTCAGAATGATGAGATTCCTATTGGGTGGCCATTTGGTCTTGGTATTCTGAATATGAGATTAAGAGTTGTGGAATCACTTCCGGCAAATAATGTTTCAGCTGAGCCATACTCATTGTCACTGCATATTCCTTCCACAAGTTTTTCTTCAGTTTCTTCCTCCAACCTTGATACTGAG TCAACAGCATCATTCTTTAAAGACAGCAGTGTATCCCTCGGGCATCTGATTGGAATCAGACCAGGTGAAAGAAAACGCTTATACTTCACAAACCCACTAAGATTAGAAGAAAAAGAGCAAAAACCTTGTTCTAATGATACCTCTAAATCACAAGAAGTTGACATGTCCTGTGGAATCTGCATTCCCTCACTACTTGATCCTCTGCTAATAAAGATTAGCAAAAGTAAGAAAAACTTAAGGAACTAG